Proteins encoded within one genomic window of Episyrphus balteatus chromosome 1, idEpiBalt1.1, whole genome shotgun sequence:
- the LOC129906034 gene encoding apolipoprotein D-like, protein MSKVISLLLLVASAVPLIFAQVPGLGSCPSNVQVQSNFQLPDFLGQWYEYERYPFVFEAGGKCTYARYASLPNGTVSVYNFNINSITNRKSDISGTAKVVAPAKLLVRFSGMPDFVSGSNYWVLGTDYSSYAVVYSCTDFYNIFNTKVIWVLTRERKPSESVISQARQVIDDNKLSKRFLLKTNQDNCPAS, encoded by the exons ATGTCCAAAGT AAtaagtcttcttcttcttgtggCCTCAGCTGTGCCACTTATTTTTGCCCAAGTTCCAGGACTTGGAAGCTGTCCATCCAATGTCCAAGTACAGAGTAATTTCCAACTCCCTGAC TTTCTCGGACAATGGTATGAATACGAACGTTATCCGTTCGTCTTCGAGGCGGGAGGCAAATGCACTTACGCAAGATATGCATCCTTGCCAAATGGAACTGTCTCTGTGTATAATTTCAACATTAATTCCAT AACCAACAGAAAATCAGACATCTCTGGGACGGCTAAAGTGGTGGCTCCGGCAAAGCTACTTGTACGGTTCTCTGGAATGCCAG attttgtgaGTGGATCCAATTACTGGGTTCTCGGGACTGATTATTCCAGCTACGCAGTTGTGTATTCTTGTACGGACTTCTACAATATCTTCAATACAA AAGTTATTTGGGTTCTAACCAGAGAACGGAAGCCAAGTGAGTCGGTTATATCACAGGCAAGACAAGTTATAGATGACAACAAACTATctaaacgatttttattaaaaacaaaccaaGACAATTGTCCTGCAAGTTAA
- the LOC129905690 gene encoding uncharacterized protein LOC129905690, whose amino-acid sequence MSSTPPKVDTSLTTLTPVRFLDSPRPKLQNDQLLTCKTRLDTITKTLLDNFAKWQIAQKRGQSLCNSIEAIKTKCLESKSPGDSLYPEELQPFCDKLAIIFSVFEDILKNTKEALRQLNALAKLQGTSSEIFYRTWFIEDFINFAKTIVERYQAECDVKRFVTEELAHCQQRSDLIRVSSLWEYPCHVDENVKLLFLFLAEELKVK is encoded by the exons ATGAGTTCGACTCCCCCGAAAGTGGACACAAGTTTAACAACCCTAACACCTGTAAGAt ttctcGACAGTCCCAggccaaagttgcaaaatgacCAATTGTTAACTTGCAAAACGCGCCTCGATACAATCACCAAGACTTTGTTGGATAATTTCGCCAAATGGCAAATAGCACAAAAACGTGGCCAATCTTTGTGCAATTCAATTGAagcaattaaaacaaaatgtctCGAAAGCAAATCCCCAGGAGATTCTTTATATCCTGAAGAACTGCAACCATTTTGCGATAAGCTAGCTATTATTTTCAGTGtgtttgaagatattttaaagaaTACAAAAGAAGCTTTAAGACAACTCAATGCTTTAGCCAAACTTCAAGGAACCAGTTCGGAGATATTTTATAGGACATGGTTTATAGAAGATTtcataaattttgcaaaaaccaTTGTCGAACGATATCAAGCTGAATGTGATGTTAAGAGATTTGTAACAG aggaACTTGCTCACTGCCAACAGAGATCTGACTTAATTCGTGTATCCAGTTTATGGGAGTATCCATGTCATGTTGATGAAAATGTGAAATTATTGTTCTTGTTTTTAGCTGAggaattaaaagtaaaataa